In a genomic window of Myxococcales bacterium:
- a CDS encoding sigma-70 family RNA polymerase sigma factor has translation MSSRPDVAGFLAALDPAIRDRWAEVPDLAARLADLVAVARAAWPDLVDDAADLLAYVAARVPLDPGPDEILGSLRPADLALARACARGVATAIERFEAALFDEVDAAWGRVRDAPLDRGELRQAVRAKLFVADDRPPRVATYQGRGELRAWVRMASTRILLDELRARAARPARPGGDHDLADLAGAGDDPELGFLKRRYRADFRAAFAEALASLAPRARNILRHRYLDGLDVEALAALYGLHRVSMSRTLTRIRDELHAAIRRAFMARASASIATSSRASGRSSAAASTSACPGCSRRPTAAGERRLRLRLRLRLRLRLRLRLRLRLRLRLRLRLRLRGPHNGQSC, from the coding sequence GTGAGCAGCCGTCCTGACGTCGCCGGGTTCCTCGCCGCGCTCGATCCTGCGATCCGGGATCGCTGGGCCGAGGTGCCGGACCTGGCCGCGCGCCTCGCCGACCTGGTCGCGGTCGCCCGCGCGGCGTGGCCCGACCTCGTCGACGACGCCGCCGACCTGCTGGCGTACGTCGCCGCGCGGGTCCCGCTCGATCCCGGCCCCGACGAGATCCTGGGCTCGCTGCGCCCCGCCGACCTGGCCCTGGCCCGGGCCTGCGCGCGCGGCGTCGCCACCGCGATCGAGCGCTTCGAGGCCGCGCTGTTCGACGAGGTCGACGCGGCCTGGGGCCGGGTCCGGGACGCGCCGCTCGATCGCGGCGAGCTCCGCCAGGCGGTGCGCGCGAAGCTGTTCGTCGCTGACGATCGACCGCCGCGGGTGGCCACGTACCAGGGGCGCGGCGAGCTCCGGGCCTGGGTGCGGATGGCGTCGACGCGGATCTTGCTCGACGAGCTGCGCGCGCGGGCCGCCCGCCCTGCGCGGCCCGGCGGCGATCACGACCTCGCCGACCTCGCCGGCGCCGGCGACGATCCCGAGCTCGGGTTCCTCAAGCGTCGCTACCGCGCCGACTTCCGCGCCGCGTTCGCCGAGGCCCTCGCCAGCCTCGCGCCCCGCGCGCGCAACATCCTGCGCCACCGCTACCTCGACGGCCTCGACGTCGAGGCCCTCGCCGCGCTCTACGGCCTGCACCGGGTCAGCATGTCGCGCACCCTGACCCGCATCCGCGACGAGCTCCACGCCGCCATCCGCCGCGCGTTCATGGCCCGCGCCTCGGCGTCGATCGCGACGAGTTCGAGAGCATCAGGACGCTCATCGGCAGCCGCCTCGACGTCAGCCTGTCCGGGTTGCTCGCGTCGACCGACCGCGGCGGGTGAGCGGCGGCTCCGGCTCCGGCTCCGGCTCCGGCTCCGGCTCCGGCTCCGGCTCCGGCTCCGGCTCCGGCTCCGGCTCCGGCTCCGGCTCCGGCTCCGGCTCCGGGGGCCTCACAATGGTCAATCATGTTGA